The Oncorhynchus tshawytscha isolate Ot180627B linkage group LG02, Otsh_v2.0, whole genome shotgun sequence genome contains the following window.
GGATTGACTGAATTGATTGACTATTGACACAAGTGTTCCACTGTATCCTTCCTCTCTCAACATTTAGTTTTCTATGGCCCTATTTTCAATGCCCTTGGACTAAGAACTCTGAAGATGGTCCAGTTTAGGGTTTATATCGTGTTACCGCAAACATGAATGTTTAGGCTATGTCTTTGTTTTGTATTGATACACTCTGACTCAGTGCTATGTTTGCTAACTCAGCTAGCCTCTGTGGAGAGGTGCACCAATGCCATGGCCTCCAGCCACAGCTCCTCCCCAGTGCCTCATCCCAGCAGTGGTGGCAGCGAGGGGATCTTCCGGAAGGACAGGGACCCTTCCTCACGACACTACAGGCCCGTCCACTCCCTGCCCGACGTCTGCCCCAAGGAGCCCACGGGTAAAGAACTAGCCTACATTTATGGTTGGCCAACAGTCTTACAAGATGAATATCTATAAAGGTTCATCTTGTGTCACTGTTGATCAGCCATATGCTGACTGTAGTCCTATTTTTCTACCCCTCTCCCAAAGTGGGCTCTTGTACACTCTCCCTCATGGATTTAAAATGAATGGATTGGTGTAAGGAGCTCCCTCCAGCCATTCTTGCACCAATCCAAAGCTTTTAAATACATGAGCAGAAGTGAACGAGTGCACACTTCTTGGTGAAGGGTAGAAAAATTGGTAGCCTCAAATGAGAGCGCAGCGTTGAGGATGGTGGGTCAGGCTACAGAATTGGAGAGCAACCATGGAATGCATCTCAAGATGCATTGAACGTTTCATTACTGCTGAAGGTTTCCACTGACTACATTTCCCACGTGCCCTTGCAGGCGAGGCAGCCCGGGTGCTGTGCGAGGGCCCGTCGGTGGTGGCCGACCAGCACAGGTGGACGGTGTACAACTCCAAGGTGAACCTCCCGGCCGCGCTGAATGACCCTCGACTGGCCAAGAGGGAGTCTGACTTCTTCACCAAAACCTGGGGCCTGGACTTTGCCGAGACAGAAGTCATGCCCTCCTTCTACCTCCCCAACATCACAAAGGAACACTTTGGCCCCTACCTGCAGGAAACAGCTCAGGTAACGAATACACCCCGCTGCCCCTGTCATTCAGTGTGAATTATTCAGTAGATTGGACTAAAGTAGAGGCCATTGCCTGGCCTGGGTAGCGCTCATTAGGGCATGCAACAGAGAACATTTAAAAACATGTTGCAATGGAAAAGAAAACTGTGCATTTCTTATTGGGCAAGTCCAAATAGTCCCTTCCAGTTtgtctgtttggtgcctaatgaacacagtCCGTGTGTCAAATCCTCTTTCTATTGTTTGGTTATTACCTTGGAACTGCCCTGTGCAATGTAATGAACATTGCATTTTAAGCTATTTCTAAGACTTTGTCCTCTTCCCTTTACTCATGGTCGAAATAGCACAAAAAAAATGCATCCACTATAATTAAACGGTATACGCTATTAAGCCTGAACTAAATcatgtctgtgtttctctgtagAGGGAGAAAATCCATGAGCGATGCAAGAGTATCTGTTCCAACAAGGATGAGATGGATGCTGTCTCCAGCATCACAAACAACCACGGTATGCGATATGAAACAGCTCTGCACCTGGCGCCTACAGTATCTATTCTGGGCCTCCTGTTATTAGTTTTGTCATATCACATTTCCTTTGTGTTTTAAGTGAGTTGATCCAACTAATGTGCTTTTTCACTTTCTGTTCTTTGTAGATAAATCAAGAACAGAGTTGGAGCAGGTGCCCAAGGTAATTACTTCCTCTTGTTTTGTGTTGTAACCATGTGAGTTGTGGGGATTTCTAGAGCCCTATTGAACCGCTTTGTCCCCTTGATTTGACTGTATGCTCTCATGATTCTCAAACGTTTATACCATTAactttttaaaataatatattgttTAATTATATTAATATCTCCCTAGACCAGCTAGAGCAGCACACATACTATTTGGTTCTGGATTCCAAAATTAACATCTGGCTTAAACAGATCTTCATGAAGCCTGACTTTGCGCTAGACGACCCAACGACCTTTAACGCGGTCCTACCATGGTCCCACTTCAACAGCGCTGGCGGGAAGAGCAGCAGGGACATGGCATCGTCACGgttactacaggaaaaggtgagCTGACGGAAAATTGTCATGTCCTGCATTGTTTCATTGCGTCCCCGTCATGTTTCCTGTTGTtggcttctccctctctttctcagctGAGCCACTACCTCGACGTGGTGGAGGTGAGCATCGCGCGGCAGATCTCCCTGCGCTCCGAGGCCTTCTTCCACGCCATGTCCTCCCAGCACGAGCTCCAGGACCGCCTCACCGAAACCGCCCGCGCCGTGGCAGTCCTCCGGGGCCGCGCGGCCGCCATCGAACGCATCATGTGCGAAGGTCCGCTGCGGGCACTGCGGCAGGCGCTGACGCGCTCCAACTGCGCGCGGCTGCACAACAAGCTGAAGCTGATGGCGGCGGTGCATCAGAGCCAGCCCACTGTGCAGCTGCTGCTCTCCACCTCGGAGTTCGTTGGGGCCCTGGAGCTCATTGCCACCACCAAGGAGGTGCTGCAGCTGGAGCTGCAGGGGATACACAGCTTCAGGTGGGGGTGGTGGAGACGAGTGGGGGATGTTTGTGTTACGTACTCAGATCTATCTGTCACGGCGATGACACTCGTCTGATTTTAAATGCGCCAAACACTCATATGAGACAATCGTACATCAAATGATAGTAAGCAGCAGTCCACGCCAACTATTTATTGTGAGTAAGCTTTTATGGTGGCACAAATACAGCGTGGTGGCAGAACTGTATCACGCCGAAAGTTTAAAATACACACCACTTCTCGTCAGAATGCTTTTCAGAGTTTCGTGTCAATATAAGTCTTTTTAAACATGAGTCCCAGCCCACAGTTAAACATAGTGAAATACTCTGTGTATTTTAGAGTGTGGTGCGTCTGacatctcctgtctctcccccccgCAGACACCTGGGCTCGCAGCTGTGTGAGATGGAGAAGCTGATAGACAAGATGATGGTGGGGGACTTTAGCATGTACTCCAGGAGTGACCTCAACAGGAGTCTGGAGGACGACGGACTGGTCATGGAGAAGGTCTGTACCGTTGAGATAAAATATAAACAAATGTTTATATTTAATTATGTGGTCGTTTTTATATTTAACTCATTCGTTCTCGAATGACTTACCTGGCTACACAAAGGTTTTAAATGCACTAAATCCGCTGTCAGAAGACTGGAGGGGGGGAAATGTCTGAAAAAACAAGGTTGAGGTTGAGTTCAACCGTAAATGTTGAGAAGGTGTAGTTGGAGCACCAAACTGACGTTGTTTTTTGTCACAGTGGTCACAGATGCAATACAAACATTCAGTCTCAATAAAGGTGGGTCTGACTCTTCCGTTTGCTACTTGGAATCTAGTGAATTAAAATGGCACATTTGGGGCAATCTCGAGATTGTTCAGATCAAAACATCAATGTGTTTATCTTCAATCATCAACCTAATTTACATTTCAGTAGCACAATTGCCTTTTGTTATGTGTATGGGAACTTTGAATGACTCTGAAGGAGATCTTAATTATCTCCATTACACGGAAATCGTTTGGTTAATTGGTTTGAAATATGAATCTCTTTGTTTATTAGTTTATTGTAATTTAATTGATGAATTGGTGTCTTATCATAATTGATCTCTTGAAGTGAAGAATACTCTGATTGGCGTTATTGGGTTTTATAGTAttgctcactctctgtctgtctcgtgtgtgtgtgtgtgtgtgtgtgtgtgtgtgtgtgtgtgtgtgtgtgtgtgtgtgtgtgtgtgtgtgtgtgtgtgtgggagacagGACAGGCTGGAGTCTCTGGTGTTTGGCTTGCTGAGGCAGCGGAAGCTGAATTTTCTGGACATCTACAGCGACGAGATGATCCTAGCAGCCAAAAGCATCGTCACGCAGGTAAAAGACCAGACACAAAGTATCAGAACAGACTATCTTCGTGATCATAAACATTTATGGTGAAATTCGGAAAAGGGCTTTGCCATATTAAGAGTATTTCCCAAAACCTCTCCTCCAGCACCCCCTCCCAGTTCCACTTTTTTGGTCTATTCCTGAACTAGCACACCTGTATCAAATGAGAAATGCATTTTGATTTAGTAAAACCATTATGGAAAGTAACACACTCTTATCCCGCAGTCTGTTGTCGACTCGGTGTCGCAGATTGAAGAAATTGACACTGACATCGTCACGAAGTGAGTAGTACAGCTACATTGCATGCGTTTGTATTTGCTTGAGCACATTGAGCTGAAGGTAATATCTCCCGAATGCACTGGAGGTGTGGTCAAAATATGGCCTGGTGTTCTGAGAATCCTTCCTCAACAAAGGAAAGGAAGCTAACCCAGTTGTTTGTGGTTGTCTTAACAACAACAATGAGTTAAACTGCGTTAATCTGACATCCTGCTATTGAAAGCAGTGCTTGGAGTATGACACTAGGGCTGtgaaaacaatgtgtgtgtgGACATCTAATTGAGGGCGTAACGTTAGATTATCAGATTGAAACGTATTGTTTAGGACAGGGCTCTTCAATGGGCGGCCCGCTGACCAAATTCTGCCTTCAGATCATTTGATTTGGCCCCTCAAGTTTTATTTTTTGTTGCATAAATAGAGACATAcagagccttcggaaagtattcagaacacttgacttattccacattttgttacagccttgttctaaaattgattaaataaatccaAATCCcttgcaatctacacacaataccccataatgacaaagcaaaaaccgttttttagacatttttgcaaatgtattttaaaaaatcaacataccttatttacattagttatcagacactttgttatgagactcaattgtgctcaggtgttcttgtttccattgatcatccttgagatgtttctataacttgattggagtccacctgtggtaaattcaatagattggacatgatttggaaaggtagacacctgtctatataaaggttccatatttgacagtgcatgtcagagcacaaaccaagccatgaggtcgaaggaattgtctgtagagctccgaggattgtgttgagacactgatctggggaaaggtaccaaaacatgtccgcagcattgaaggtccaaaaAAAACActctggcctccatcattcttatatggaagaggtttggaaccaccaagactcttcccagagctggctgctcggccaaactgagcaatcgagggagactGGTCACGGTCaaggaggtgaacaagaacccgatggtcactctgacagaggtccagagttcctctgtggagatgggaggaccttccagaaggacaaccatcttgcagcactccactaatcaggcctttatgattgagtggccagacggaagccactcctcagtaaaaggcacatgacagcccgcttggagtttgccaaagggcacctaaagactctcagaccatgagaaacaagatggtctggtctgatgaaaccaagattcaaccttgtgacctgaatgccaagcatcacatctggaggaaacctggcaccatccaaatggtgaagcatggtggtggtagcatcatgctgtggggatgtttttcagcggcagggactgggagaccagtcaggaccAAGGGAAAggatcaaagtacagagatccttgatggaaaacCTAGCTTCGtgagtctcaatgtccttgagtggccgagcCTAAGCCAGTtaccaatcaaacatctctggagagacctgaaaatacctgtgcagcaatgcttcccatccaacctgacagagcttgagaggatctgcagagaagaatgggagaaactccccaaatacaggtgtgccaaccttgtagcatcatacccaagaagactcgaggctgtaatccctgccaacgtactgagtaaagggtctgaatacttatgtaaatgtgatttaagtttatttttaatacatttgcaaaaatgtctaaacaagtttttgctttgttattatggggtattgtgtggagattgatgaggaaaaacaacaatttaatcaattttagaataagggtgtaatgTATTtcaagtcaagggttctgaatacattctgaatgtactgtgtttttgtgtgtgggcATGCATGCACTCAACACAAATATtaatacaacatgtaaagtgttggtcccatgtttcatgagctgaaattaaagatcccagaattgttccatacgcacataaagcttatttctctcaaatttagtgcacaaatttgtttacatccctgttcgtgattacttctcctttgccaagataatctattcacctgaccggtgtggcatatcaagaagttggacagacaagtgtagggGGCCAGATGTGACTGAATTTTtgcgggtggggagagagggtggaggaggatgcttgccttgaagcgctgggcatcttgttatgacatagATTATAAATGCTAGTTGGAACATACCATAATTATCACGtttcacattttatttattaactacaggaaggtaagacgtgtttttaattctgctgctctgcacacacaagcttgctAGCTAGAGCTAGTCCAACGTTAAGCCAACTGTCGGAAGTTCAGTTAAAGTtaaagttcctccatagaagccgctcctccATAGGTgtaattctgtgggcctaattctTCTGTAATTAGACTTATCTCCCTAATTTCTTAATCACGCTTCGaacgtcagtaggctacagtagaataTGCTTCAGAGATGGGAGGGGtatgtagcctacacacacactggcaaataTTTTCAGCTGGCAGGCTGACCCTGGAATACGTTTCTCATTGacagtgagggctttgcataggtgcTTTGTTGGACtaagaatgttttttttattttttaataattaaaaaatatattttaaaaaatatatttattttggtGAAAAATATTTGAATTGTTGACAACACGCAACATAAATTGGTTAAATCACATTTCATGACCCATGGGGTCAATTCATCAATATTCAGACAAAGTTGTGTATAAAATCATGCCTATAATAATACAAACTGCACTGTCTTATCTCAGTGTTGTCTGAACATGTGGGAAACATGGTGAAAAAACCTGGCTCATTTTAGAAATGTAAGAGAACCATTTTGAGGGACATGGCACTATACACCACCTGAACGCATTCATTTGAATGTAATTGAGTATTTATGTTTGGACATACAAAATGACCATAATTTGACATCAGTCCTCATTTAACACTGCTTACCTACCTATGAAAGCCATGAAGCAGacctaaaataaaaatatatatattgttcacATGAGTAAAAATGCTATGCATTGCTGGTGTGACCCTCCTGGTAGAGCTCTGTTATTTTCAAAATAAACATTAAGTTGGCACAGAAAAGCAAAAACTTATTGCAAGTTCTTATTTGAGTTGTTAGTAATAGGAATTGaaggttaataaaataaaataaatcctaGATGTTTTTCAACAGAGTTAAAGGGTtctttctgttgcaaaacattttgatatggtttgcactaatgaatacaaccctgctTTCTGGTTGGTCAGGCTGGCAGACCAGATGCGTCTGATGACCTTCCCCCAGTGGTTTGAGCTGTTGAAGTCCGTCTTTGAGAACTTCATTCTCTTCCTGAAGAGGATCAAGGTGAGGATCACACTTTATTAAAACACAATCCCGGTCAGATATAGATTTAATCAAAATGGGATTTATGGAATTGTCTTCTTGCTGAATAGAAGACTTGAAGTGTTTATTTTTTCTTTGGCGTTTTTCGTTGGTGTACAAACCAGCTGTTTTAAAGTGCATTATTTTACTGGCCCATTTGTAGTACATGATTAATACCTTTGTGTAGGACTCTGTTGATCTGTGCCTTTCATTTATCTTGTGTAGTTAGCAATGTTggtgtcaattccatttcaattcaataaGCTTTTCAGTAAGGAAAATGTCTAATTGGATTTGAAAtttgtttactttctgaattgccTGGAATTTAAGTGACCAAAACCCTGGTAGTTAGTTCCTCTGCCCTATAAGTTTGTCCTTATGCTGTGCCCCACAGGTGACACTCAGTGTGGTGAGGAATGTCGTGTTGGAGGCGCTGGACAGCAACCAGAAGAGCCGTCTGCTGGAGCGGGCTGCAGTGGGGGGCCTGACTGAGGCCCCAGGAACCCCTCTCAACCAGGAGGAAGCAGAACTGGCCTACCTCACGCACGAGGGCCTTTTCATCAGCGAC
Protein-coding sequences here:
- the LOC112265272 gene encoding vacuolar protein sorting-associated protein 54-like isoform X2 produces the protein MASSHSSSPVPHPSSGGSEGIFRKDRDPSSRHYRPVHSLPDVCPKEPTGEAARVLCEGPSVVADQHRWTVYNSKVNLPAALNDPRLAKRESDFFTKTWGLDFAETEVMPSFYLPNITKEHFGPYLQETAQREKIHERCKSICSNKDEMDAVSSITNNHDKSRTELEQVPKIFMKPDFALDDPTTFNAVLPWSHFNSAGGKSSRDMASSRLLQEKLSHYLDVVEVSIARQISLRSEAFFHAMSSQHELQDRLTETARAVAVLRGRAAAIERIMCEGPLRALRQALTRSNCARLHNKLKLMAAVHQSQPTVQLLLSTSEFVGALELIATTKEVLQLELQGIHSFRHLGSQLCEMEKLIDKMMVGDFSMYSRSDLNRSLEDDGLVMEKDRLESLVFGLLRQRKLNFLDIYSDEMILAAKSIVTQSVVDSVSQIEEIDTDIVTKLADQMRLMTFPQWFELLKSVFENFILFLKRIKVTLSVVRNVVLEALDSNQKSRLLERAAVGGLTEAPGTPLNQEEAELAYLTHEGLFISDALNDAQLHLGASTGQEQSSTVGPRQALSRMDGCGSDSASGTTESSTSREHAFQPGGAAISSSEDLMPSDLELGRVANNIQELLYTASDVSHDRCVKVLMARAKDGSLERLSSAEFVFLSQAVEGFVRDTEKLCCRRSVSLRGALQSQANRFVHRFHEERKTKLSLLLDNERWKQAEVPAEFQDLVNSIADGRITLPDRKPQGTEERKPSDYLHIDGQKYAVVGTVLLLIRIFLEYCQCVNDIPSISTDMLTRLSDLLKHFNSRSCQLVLGAGALQVVGLKTITTKNLALASRCLQLVVHYIPVIRAHFETKLAPKQYSVLRHFDHITKDYNDHIAEISAKLMAIMDSLFEKVLSKYEVKAPMPSACFRNVCKQMAKMHEALYELLPEEQAQMLFLRINASFKMHLKRQLARLGVHHDGGPQHGLVTVDVAFYTENVQSLRALEMLDLNMAEIWEQKR
- the LOC112265272 gene encoding vacuolar protein sorting-associated protein 54-like isoform X1, whose amino-acid sequence is MASSHSSSPVPHPSSGGSEGIFRKDRDPSSRHYRPVHSLPDVCPKEPTGEAARVLCEGPSVVADQHRWTVYNSKVNLPAALNDPRLAKRESDFFTKTWGLDFAETEVMPSFYLPNITKEHFGPYLQETAQREKIHERCKSICSNKDEMDAVSSITNNHDKSRTELEQVPKIFMKPDFALDDPTTFNAVLPWSHFNSAGGKSSRDMASSRLLQEKLSHYLDVVEVSIARQISLRSEAFFHAMSSQHELQDRLTETARAVAVLRGRAAAIERIMCEGPLRALRQALTRSNCARLHNKLKLMAAVHQSQPTVQLLLSTSEFVGALELIATTKEVLQLELQGIHSFRHLGSQLCEMEKLIDKMMVGDFSMYSRSDLNRSLEDDGLVMEKWSQMQYKHSVSIKDRLESLVFGLLRQRKLNFLDIYSDEMILAAKSIVTQSVVDSVSQIEEIDTDIVTKLADQMRLMTFPQWFELLKSVFENFILFLKRIKVTLSVVRNVVLEALDSNQKSRLLERAAVGGLTEAPGTPLNQEEAELAYLTHEGLFISDALNDAQLHLGASTGQEQSSTVGPRQALSRMDGCGSDSASGTTESSTSREHAFQPGGAAISSSEDLMPSDLELGRVANNIQELLYTASDVSHDRCVKVLMARAKDGSLERLSSAEFVFLSQAVEGFVRDTEKLCCRRSVSLRGALQSQANRFVHRFHEERKTKLSLLLDNERWKQAEVPAEFQDLVNSIADGRITLPDRKPQGTEERKPSDYLHIDGQKYAVVGTVLLLIRIFLEYCQCVNDIPSISTDMLTRLSDLLKHFNSRSCQLVLGAGALQVVGLKTITTKNLALASRCLQLVVHYIPVIRAHFETKLAPKQYSVLRHFDHITKDYNDHIAEISAKLMAIMDSLFEKVLSKYEVKAPMPSACFRNVCKQMAKMHEALYELLPEEQAQMLFLRINASFKMHLKRQLARLGVHHDGGPQHGLVTVDVAFYTENVQSLRALEMLDLNMAEIWEQKR